GCAGGCAACTGGGGCACCACCCTGGCCGTTATACTGGCCGAGCAGGGCCACCGGGTCAGGCTTTGGGAATATCTGCCCCAGGCCGCGGAAGAAATTCAGCGGACCCGCCAGAACCGGCAGTTCTTGCCGGGGATAACCATTCCGGCCGGGGTCACCATCAGCTCCGACCTGGAGCACTCATTGCAGGGCGCCGGGATATGTTTCCTGGCGCTGCCCTCGCCTGTGCTCCGACCGGTCTGTCTTAAGGCATATCCGTTGATGCCTGCAAACACCGTAATAGTCAGCGCCATCAAAGGGCTGGAGGACAAGACCCATCTGCGGATGTCCCAGGTCATTGTCCAGACATTAAAAGAGAAGACCGGCCGTCTGGTTGTGCTTTCCGGTCCCAATATTGCTTCGGAGATCGCCCGTCATCTGCCAGCCACCACCGTGGCTGTTTCGCACGATCCGGCGGCCGCCGAAGAGGCCCAGTCGGCCTTGATGTCACCTTATCTTAGAGTCTACACCGGCAGCGACGTGGTGGGGGCCGAGCTGGGCGGAAGCTTAAAGAACGTGATTGCCATCGCGGCCGGGATCATAGACGGTCTGGAACTGGGGGCCAACACCAAGGGAGCGCTTTTGACCCGGGGCCTGGCCGAGATCACCCGGCTGGGAACAGCTTTGGGAGCCGATCCGGCCACTTTTGCCGGGCTAAGCGGGATGGGAGATTTGATCACCACCTGCTCCAGCCAGCACAGTCGCAATCACACCGTGGGGACCAGGATCGGCCGGGGGCAGAAGATAGATGACATCTTAAAGGAAATGGTGATGGTGGCCGAAGGGGTTAACACCGCCAAGGCCGCCTACGAACTGTCCCAAGAACATAAGATCAAAATGCCGATCACCGAACAGATGTACCTGGTGCTGTTCCAGGGAAAACCGCCCCGCCAGACGGTGGAGGCCCTGATGACCCGCGATCCCAAGTCCGAAAAATGAAGGGCGCAGAACTGATCCTGGAGCAAAATGGCCTGAACATCCTGAGTTTCGATATCCTGAACCGATATGCCATAAGACACGGGATGGTGGTAAAGTTGAATGGCCGGGACATAGACGAGGGGGCTGGTCTGCCAAAAACTGAATCCCGGAGGCCGTCTGGCGGTGACCCACCAGGTCCACGGCGATCAAATAGAAATCATCGGGCCGGAATATTCCGGATTCTATCCTCAAAAGATCGAGACTGACGGGCTGATGACCGCAGTTCCCGGGGTTGTGATCACTATCCATACCGCTGACTGCGTCCCAATATTTCTGGCGGACAAGGAAGCTAAGGCGGTATGTCTGATCCATGCCGGATGGAAGGGCGCCGCCCTGGGCATCGCGCACAAAGGACTGCTACAGTTCATGTCCCGCTACGAGCTGAAACCGGGACGGATCGCGGTGGTGATTGGCCCGGCCATCAAACAAAGTTGCTCTCAGGTCTCTTCCGGTGTGGCGGACAGGTTAGACCCCGAAGTTAAAATATCCGAGGGCGGGGGCAAGTGGCGGCTGGACCTTAGGTCTGAGAACCGGCGCCAGCTGATCAAAGCCGGACTTTCCGCGAATGACATTCACGTTTCGGAACTCTGCACTTTTTGCCAGAACAGCCTGCTTCACTCATACCGGAGAGAAAAAGAGCTTAAAGGCCAAATGATTTCTTTTATGGAGGCTTAGAAAATGAGTGAGCAAACAGCACCGGCCACGGAACAGCCGGCAATCAGGAACAGGCAGGAAAAACTCGACCGGATGAAGGTTTACCACAATATCCGTGAGGTCTCCCAGATTGCGGAATTGGAGCCCTATATCCTGCGGTTCTGGGAGAGCGAATTTACGGCGCTTAAGCCCAAGACCACCCGGGGCGGCCGCCGCCTGTACCAGGTGGACGACATTAAAATAGTTCTTCTGATAAAAAAGCTTTTATACCAGGACGGATACACCATCGCCGGGGCCCGCAACCGGCTGAAGGAAATAAAGGAAAAGGAGCGGGACCAGCTGGAAATTCCCTTTAACCAGTGGCGCAGCCGGTCGGGACTTAAAAGCATTGCGGGGGAACTGCGGCAGGTGCTGGAGATATTATGCCGGAAGCAGCCGGTTTGAAATTAATAAGTGAATGGCTATGGCCTTACGGCCATAGCATCTTTGTCCTGATTTCAGATTTCGTCTGTCCTGCTTTGCAGAATTCACTATATCTACGCCCTTACGGACATAGTATTACGTTGGTAGAATAAATAATTAGTTTCATAATTATTCACGGCATAAATTAGAAAATCATCAAAAAATATTTTACAATGAACTTTTACGATCCAAAATCAATCGAGCCCAAGTGGCAGACTAAGTGGGAAGAGGAGAAGGTATTCAAGACCTCCGATTCCTCGGACAAGCCCAAATACTACGCTCTGGAGATGTTCCCGTACCCTTCAGGCTCCGGCCTGCACGTAGGCCATTTAAAGAACTATGTGCCAATGGATGCTTTCTGCCGCTACAAAAGCATGAAAGGCTTTAACGTGCTGCACCCCATGGGCTGGGACGCCTTCGGCCAGCCGGCCGAGAACGCGGCGGTTGCCGCCGGCCGTAATCCCCGGGAGATGGTGCCGGAATACGCCGCCAATTACAAGAGAACGCTGAAGCTGGCCGGCTGCAGCTACGATTGGGACCGTGAATTCAGCTCCAGCCAGCCTGAGTTCTACCGCTGGACCCAGTGGTTTTTTCTGTTGCTGTACAAGAAAGGGCTGGCCTACCGGGCCACCGCGCCCATCAACTGGTGCCCCCAGTGCAAGACCGGGCTGGCCAACGAGGAAGTGCAAGAGGGCCGCTGCTGGCGCTGCGACAGCCTGGTGGAAAAGCGTCCGATGATGCAGTGGTTCTTCCGGATCACGGCCTACGCCGACCGACTGCTACAGGACTTGGATTCCCTGGACTGGTCCGCTGGCATGAAGGAGATGCAGCGGGACTGGATCGGAAGGAGCGAGGGAGCCGAGGTCGAATTCAGAATTCAGAATTCAGAATTCAGAATTCAGGTCTTTACCACCAGGCCTGATACCTTGTTCGGCGCCACTTTCATGGTCCTGGCTCCCGAGCACCCACTGGTCAAGGACATCACCGCGCCCGGCAAAATGGCCGAGGTGGAGGCCTACATAAAAAAGGCCAAGTCCGAGACCGAGATGGACCGGCTGAACGCCGAGCGCGCCAAGACCGGAATATTCACCGGAGCCTACGCCGTCAATCCGGTAAACAATAAAGAGATCCCGGTGTGGATCGCCGATTACGTGATGATGGGATACGGCACCGGGGCCATCATGTGCGTGCCGGGCCACGACGCCAGGGATTTTGAGTTCGCCAGGAAGTTCAACCTTCCAATAATCCAGGTGGTCAGCAAGAACGGCAAGGCCTATGAACTGGCCAAGGCCAAGCCCGAGGAAGGCATAGCAGTCAATTCCGGCCAATACGACGGGCTGAAGACTTCTGAGTTCAAAATTTCCATCACCAAATGGCTGGAGGAACAGAATATCGGGCATCATACGGTCAATTACCGGCTGCGCGACTGGTTGATCTCCCGGCAACGCTATTGGGGCGCGCCGATCCCGATAGTCCATTGCCCCAAATGCGGAGAAGTGCCGGTGCCCGAAGAACAACTGCCGGTGACCCTGCCCGAGGTGGAGAACTACAAGCCCACCGGGACCGGGGAATCGCCTCTGGCGGCTATCCCGGAATTCGTAAATACCAAATGCCCCAAGTGCGGTACAGACGCCAAAAGGGAAACCGACACCATGGGCGGCTATGCCTGCTCATCCTGGTATTTTTTCCGGTTTGCCGACCCAAACAATGACCGGGAGTTTGCCAGTAAAGACAAGATGGCCTACTGGATGCCGGTTGACCTGTATGCCGGCGGCATAGAGCACGCCCGTTCCCACCTGCTGTATGCCAGGTTCTGGACCAAGGTGCTGTACGATGAAGGCTATATAGGCTTCCAGGAATCTTTCCGGATATTAAAGAACCAGGGTTCCCTGCTGGCTTATACCCCGGGAAGAAAGCCCAAAGGCAGCGATGGCGCCAACCCGGATGAAGGATCGGAAAAGATACTGGACTGGATCGTGCTCAAGCCCGAAGACCTGGAGGGTTTTCCCAAGGACCAGATCGTCTGGCGCTGGGCCAGGATGTCCAAGTCCAAGGGTAATGTGGTCACCCCGGAGGAGATCGCCCATAAGTACGGGGTGGACAGCCTGAGGATCTTTGAGATGTTCGTGGCCCCGTTCGAGGATGATGTCCAGTGGTCCGAAGAAAGCCTCAACGGTTCCTATCGCTTCCTGAACCGGACCTGGAAGTGGCTGGATGGGGCCCTGCAGCACTACCGGAAGGACTGGAGGGAGGCTTTGCCCGTTGAAACGACCGGGAGGGAGGCCCAGGTTCGCCGCAAGCTCCACCAGACAATCCGTAAAGTAGGCGGACATATCGATGGATTTCAATTTAACACGGCCATAGCGGCCTTAATGGAGCTTTTGAACGAGATCTACGACTACTGGCAGCCGTCGGAGCAGGGTGGCAAGGGAAATGTCAATGAGTCCGTTTTATCCGAAATACTGGAAAACATGACGCTGATGCTGGCTCCTTTCGCCCCGCATATGGCCGAGGAGCTATGGGAGGCTATAGGAGGCAAAGGCACTATTTACAAGGCAAATTGGCCTATATTTGATGCTAACATTGCCAAAGACAATGAGATAACCCTGGTAATTCAAGTCAATGGCAAAGTACGTGATAAAATGGTCATACCTGCCAATTCTAATGAAGATATCGTAAAGGCTAAAGCATTGGAAAATAAAAAAATAGAAGAATATATTAGAGACAAAACAATAGTTAAAGCATTAGTAATACAAGGCAAGCTAATAAATATAGTTGTCAAGTGATTAACGAAAAAGCCCTCATTTATGAGGGCTTTTTTATTAAAAAGAAAAAATCCCGGCCGGTGCCGCAACCCAGATTGAGGATAGAACGGCAATTATGTTTCCGGAATTCAGTGGCAG
The window above is part of the candidate division TA06 bacterium genome. Proteins encoded here:
- a CDS encoding leucine--tRNA ligase, giving the protein MNFYDPKSIEPKWQTKWEEEKVFKTSDSSDKPKYYALEMFPYPSGSGLHVGHLKNYVPMDAFCRYKSMKGFNVLHPMGWDAFGQPAENAAVAAGRNPREMVPEYAANYKRTLKLAGCSYDWDREFSSSQPEFYRWTQWFFLLLYKKGLAYRATAPINWCPQCKTGLANEEVQEGRCWRCDSLVEKRPMMQWFFRITAYADRLLQDLDSLDWSAGMKEMQRDWIGRSEGAEVEFRIQNSEFRIQVFTTRPDTLFGATFMVLAPEHPLVKDITAPGKMAEVEAYIKKAKSETEMDRLNAERAKTGIFTGAYAVNPVNNKEIPVWIADYVMMGYGTGAIMCVPGHDARDFEFARKFNLPIIQVVSKNGKAYELAKAKPEEGIAVNSGQYDGLKTSEFKISITKWLEEQNIGHHTVNYRLRDWLISRQRYWGAPIPIVHCPKCGEVPVPEEQLPVTLPEVENYKPTGTGESPLAAIPEFVNTKCPKCGTDAKRETDTMGGYACSSWYFFRFADPNNDREFASKDKMAYWMPVDLYAGGIEHARSHLLYARFWTKVLYDEGYIGFQESFRILKNQGSLLAYTPGRKPKGSDGANPDEGSEKILDWIVLKPEDLEGFPKDQIVWRWARMSKSKGNVVTPEEIAHKYGVDSLRIFEMFVAPFEDDVQWSEESLNGSYRFLNRTWKWLDGALQHYRKDWREALPVETTGREAQVRRKLHQTIRKVGGHIDGFQFNTAIAALMELLNEIYDYWQPSEQGGKGNVNESVLSEILENMTLMLAPFAPHMAEELWEAIGGKGTIYKANWPIFDANIAKDNEITLVIQVNGKVRDKMVIPANSNEDIVKAKALENKKIEEYIRDKTIVKALVIQGKLINIVVK
- a CDS encoding MerR family transcriptional regulator, with amino-acid sequence MSEQTAPATEQPAIRNRQEKLDRMKVYHNIREVSQIAELEPYILRFWESEFTALKPKTTRGGRRLYQVDDIKIVLLIKKLLYQDGYTIAGARNRLKEIKEKERDQLEIPFNQWRSRSGLKSIAGELRQVLEILCRKQPV
- the pgeF gene encoding peptidoglycan editing factor PgeF, which encodes MTHQVHGDQIEIIGPEYSGFYPQKIETDGLMTAVPGVVITIHTADCVPIFLADKEAKAVCLIHAGWKGAALGIAHKGLLQFMSRYELKPGRIAVVIGPAIKQSCSQVSSGVADRLDPEVKISEGGGKWRLDLRSENRRQLIKAGLSANDIHVSELCTFCQNSLLHSYRREKELKGQMISFMEA
- a CDS encoding NAD(P)-dependent glycerol-3-phosphate dehydrogenase → MLTKSKNICVLGAGNWGTTLAVILAEQGHRVRLWEYLPQAAEEIQRTRQNRQFLPGITIPAGVTISSDLEHSLQGAGICFLALPSPVLRPVCLKAYPLMPANTVIVSAIKGLEDKTHLRMSQVIVQTLKEKTGRLVVLSGPNIASEIARHLPATTVAVSHDPAAAEEAQSALMSPYLRVYTGSDVVGAELGGSLKNVIAIAAGIIDGLELGANTKGALLTRGLAEITRLGTALGADPATFAGLSGMGDLITTCSSQHSRNHTVGTRIGRGQKIDDILKEMVMVAEGVNTAKAAYELSQEHKIKMPITEQMYLVLFQGKPPRQTVEALMTRDPKSEK